The Amycolatopsis japonica nucleotide sequence GACGACAGTTCGGTCGCGGCGACGGCGACGTCCCCGGCGCTCACCGGTTCGGCCGCGATCCGGGTGATCATCTCCTGCTGGAAGGCGGCCTGGCCGAGCCGGTACGCCCGCAGCATCGTGGTGATGGGGACGCCTCGTTGCGCCAGCCGCCGGGCGAACTCCAGCGCGACCGGGGGCGCGCCGACGTCGACCCGGCGCGTGGCGCCGCCGAACACGCCCAGCGCGGCGATCAGGTTCTCTCGCACCGTGCTGACGAGGAGGTCCCTCGCCTGCGCGTCCTGCGCCAGCTCCGGCAGCTCGCCGGAGACCTCCTCGACGATCCGATCGCGCAGGGCGGCGACCTCGGTCAGCACCGAGCCCGCGACCTTGACCAGGGTGTCGGCGGCCGTTGACGTCACAGGCAGCACCGTACGCGCTCGGGGCCGTTGGTGCCGTGGACCCAAGCGGGCGGCCGCTTTCGGTTCAGCGCACAGTGATCCGCGCCGTCCGGCTTCCTACCGTCCCAGGAACACGGATTCGGAGGCTGCGATGAAGAAGTACCACCTCGCCGGGGCGGAGAACGGAGCCGCCACCTGGCACGACCGGAAGCGTTACCTGTGGTTGCTCGGGCTGGTGGTGCCGCTGCTGCCCTTCGCCGCGATCGGGCTCCACGCGGCGACCGGGGCGGGCGTCGTCCTCTGGCTGGGCCCGTTCGTCATCCTCGTTCTCGTGCCTCTCGTCGATCTCCTGGCGGGGTACGACCACACCAATCCGCCGGACGAGGTGATGGAGGCACTCGAAGAGGACCGCTACTACCGGTGGATCACGTATTTGTTCCTGCCGCTCCAGTACGCGGGTTTCGTGGTGGGGGCGTGGGTGCTTTCGGGCGACGGCATCTCCGTGTTCGGCAAGATCGGTCTCGCCGTCACACTCGGCACGGTGGCGGGTATCGGGATCAACACCGCGCACGAACTGGGGCACAAACGCGAGAACGTGGAACGCTGGGCGGCGAAGATCGCGCTGGCGCAATGCTTCTACGGTCATTTCTACATCGAGCACAATCGCGGGCACCACGTCCGCGTCGCGACCCCGGAGGATCCCGCGTCGAGCAGGCTGGGGGAGAGCTTCTACCGGTTCTGGCCGCGCACGGTCTTCGGATCGGTGCGCAGCGCGTGGGGCGTCGAGAAGAAACGCTACGCCCGCAAGGGAAGTCACCCGTTCCACCTGGGCAACGACGTGCTGAACGCGTGGCTGATGAGCGCGGCGCTGTGGGGAGTGCTGATCGCGTGGCTGGGTTTCGGCATCCTGCCGTATCTCGTCATCCAGGCCGTCTTCGGGTTTTCGCTGCTCGAAATCGTGAACTACATGGAGCACTACGGGATGCTCCGCAAGAAGGTCACCAACGGCGCGAAGTCGCGCTACGAACGCGTGACGCCGTCGCATTCGTGGAACTCGAACAACGTCGCCACCAATGTCCTGCTGTACCACCTGCAACGGCACAGCGACCACCACGCGAACCCGACCCGGCGATTCCAGACCCTGCGTGATTTCCAGGAAAGCCCGGTGCTGCCGACCGGATACACCGGGATGATGATCGTCGCGCTCGTCCCGCCGTTGTTCCGCAGGGTGATGGACCCGCGCGTGGTCCGCCACTTCGACGGCGACCTCCGCCAGGCGAACGTCCAGCCGGGAAAACTGGCCTCGTTGCTGAAGAAATACCCGCCCGCCACCTTCGACGACCGGGAAATGTCCTTTTCGGACACTGTCACCACGCTCTCCGACGAGGTCGACGCCGCCCGATGCCCGGGATGCGGCTACACCTACAGCGTCGTCGAAGGCAACGAGCTCGAAGGGTTCGCCGCCGGCACCGCCTGGTCGGACATCCCCGACGACTGGACCTGCCCGGATTGCGGTGTCCGCGACAAGATCGATTTCGTGCCGGTCCGCCGCGAGGTGGTCTGACATGCGACCGCGCGGATGACCGATCAAGCGGCCTTCGCCACCATCTACCGGCAGCATTCCGTCCCGATCTTCCGGTACCTGCGGATGCGCGTCCCCTCGGCCGCGGCGGCGGAAGACCTCACCAGTGAAGCGTTCCTCCGTGCCTGGCGGAAACTTCCGGATTTCCAGCCGGGGGTCGGTTCCTTCACCGGATGGCTCTACACGATCGCCGACAACCTGGCCCGCGATTACCGCAAATCGGCAAGGTACCGGCGCGAACTGCTCGACGGCGAGGACCACGACGGTCCCGATCACCTCGGCGGCGCCGAACAGCTCGCGCTGGCCAGGATCGAGGCGGCCGCGCTCCGGCGGAGCCTGGCGGACCTCAGCGAGCCGCAGCGGCAATGCCTGCTTCTGCGGTTCTTCGCGGGCCTGACGGTCGCGGAAGTCGCCGAAGCGATGAACAAGAACCCCAATAGCGTCCGGGCCCTCCAGCACCGCGCGGTGCGCGCGCTCGCGACCTCGATGGCCGGATTCGCGACCGAAGGAAGGTGACCGCGCGATGTACGCGTTCCTGATGATCGCCAAGGTGATGGGCCCACTGCTCGTCCTGATGCTCTGCCCGATCTGGCTGCCGATGATCGGCGTGCTGGTGGGCAGGGTCTTCGACGCCTTCTCCGGCAAAGGGTGATTCACCCGCCTCCTCCCGGGTACCCGAAGATCGAAAGCGGAACCGACGAGGCAGGAGGCATCGTGCAAAGCTCAACGCTCCGGGACGTCACCGTCCGAGAGGGACCGTTCGCGTCGGTCTACTTCGACAACTCGCACGACACCGAGGACGCCGCCGCGCAAGTGGAGCTGCGCTGGCGGTCGCTCCGCAAACGGCTGGCCGACGAGGGCGCGCAGGAGCGGACGCTCACCGCTCTCGACGCCGCGGTGGCCGCCGCCCCGCCTTCGGAGGGCAAGGCGGGCCGGGCCCTGGTCGCGGAGGGGGACGAGGTCGTCCTCGACGAGGAACTCGTGGAGCCGCCGCCGCGTGAGGTCGCCCGCGTCGCGCCGCAGCCGTATCTTCTCCCGCTCCTGCGGCTCGCCCCGGCCGTCGTACCGCACGTCGTCGTGGTCGCGGACCGGACGGGGGCCGATCTGTTCGCGTCGGGTGAGGACGGTGCCGAACAGCGGACCGTCCAGGGCGAGGACCATCCGGTGCACAAGGTGCGCGGTGGCGGCTCGGCCTACTGGAACATCCAGCATCGGGTGGAGGCCGTGGCCGAACGCAACGCCGCGGAAGTCGCGCACGAGGCGGTGAAGCTCGCCGATTCCGTCGGCGCCGAAGTGCTGGTGCTCGCGGGAGAGGTGCAGGCGCGAGCGCAAGTGCGTGCCGAACTCGCCCCGCGCGGCAAGGAGAAGGTCGTCGAGCTGGAGGAAGGCGGCCGGGCGGACGGAAGTGGCCCGGAGGCACTCGAAGCCGAGGTACGCCGGGTGCTGACCGAACACGCCGAACGCGGCCGCCAGGACGTGATCGACCGCTTCCGCGCCGAACAGGGTCGCGAGGGCGGCCTGGCGGCGGACGGGCTCGCGCGGACGACGGCCGCCCTGCGTTCGGGTGCCGTCGAGACCTTGCTGATCGACGCCGATTCCTTGGCCGATCGCCTGGTCTGGGTGTCCGGCGAACCGACCCAGGTCGCGGCCGCGAAGGAGGATCTCGAGCTCTCCGGCACGGAGACGCTGACCGAGTGCCGCGCGGACGAAGCGCTTCCGGTGGCCGTGCTGGCCGAAGGCGCGGACATCGTCCCCGTCAGCGGTGAGAGTCTGGCGGAGGGCGTCGGCGCGGTTCTTCGGTTCGCGATCTGACGATCAGGACGTCGCGACGGCGTCGCGCGCCTTGTCCCCGCCGGCGACCGAGCTCTCCCTGGCGCAGTGCGCGCAGCAGAAGAAGCGATCCTCCACCTGGATGCCGTGCCCGACCACACGGCAGCCGCAGTGCTCGCAGATCGGCGCCAGCTGGTGGATCGCGCATTCGAAGGAGTCGAAGGTGTGCTTCGCTCCGTCGACGGTGTGGATCTCGAACGTCTTTTCGTAGTCGTTTCCGCAGACTTCGCAGTTCGTCATGGTGGAGGGCTACCCGGCGTATGGCGTCGGCAACCGTAGGGGAGCGGGCTGCGGCTGATCGCACGGACCTGAAGGGGCGGACCCCAGCCATCACGCGCCGGCGGCGGAAACACGTTCCCGCCGCGGAGTCCGGCTCACCGCCCAAACACTGACGACGACCAGCAGACATCCGGCCAGCTGCGTGATGGTCGGCCGCTCGTGCAGGGCGATGACACCGAACACGACGGCCAGAACCGGGTGCAGCAACAGAAGTGAGGCACTCACCTGAGGCGCCAGCTGGGAAAGCGCTCCCGCGATGAGGAGCCAGGCGAGCACCTGCCCGACGAGCGCGAGCGCGATCAGCCACAGCCACGCGGCCAGGTCGAGGTCCAGGTCGATCCCCGTCCACAGACTGCCGACCACGACCGCCGCGGCACACGCCGCCGTCGTGGAAGCGCACACCGGGAACACGACATGGCCTTGGCCGCCGCCCTGCCGCATGAAGAACAGATACCCCGCGTAGGCGATGCCCGCGATGGTGCCGAACACGATGCCGCCGACCGGGTCCGTACCCGGCTCGGCCTGGCCGATCACACCGGCCGCCATGGTCACGCCGATCAGCATGACCGGTATGAGCGCGAGGAACCGTCTGGACGGGACCGACCCCAGGAACAGCCAGGTGAGCAGCGGGAACACCACCACCTGGATGGTGAGCAGCACCGTGGAGATGGACGCGCCGACGTCCTCGATGCTGGCCACCCAGAACACGTAGTCGATGCCGAGCAGCACCCCCGCCGCCAGGTCGAACCGCATCAGCCGCCACGGCCGCGGCCCGAGCCGCCGCCATTCCCGGATCGACAGCGGGACCAGCACCGTCAGCGCGATGGCGCAGCGCAGGAACGCGGTGGTCCCCGGACTCGCGCCGGACAGTTTGGCGAACCCGGCCGACACCGAAGTGCACGCCGCGCCTCCGGTGATGCGCAGTGCGGCGGTGCGGTGCCGATCGGGTGCCCGAACACTCATGGCGATCACTATGCCGAGTCCGGTCGCATAGCAAAAGTGAATGTTCCTACGGTGAAATCGGTAGCATCGCTTCATGAACCTGGGTCGGCTGCAAGCGCTCGCGTCGGTCGCGAAGTACGGATCCGTCGCCCGCGCCGCGGAAGTCCTGCACGTCACGCCGTCCGGGGTGTCGCAGCAGCTGAACAAGCTGGAGAAGGAGACCGGACACCCGCTGCTCGAGCCCGCGGGGCGCGGCATCCGGCTCACCCGTGCGGGTCAGGTGCTGGCCGAACACGCGGCGCGGGTGCTCGCCCAGGTCGCCGCGGCCGAAGCCGACCTCGCCGCGCTGGACCAGGAAGTGGCCGGGCCCCTGCGGATCGGGGCCGTCGGCAGCGCGATCCGGGAGCTGCTGCCGGGCGTGCTGGCCGAACTGGTCGCCGATCGGCCACGGCTCAGGGTGTCCCTGCGCGACGGCGAGGTGGTGGATCTGCTTCCCCGGCTGCTCACCGACGAGCTCACCGTGCTGCTGATGGAGAGCTGGGAGGCCCGGCCGCCGCTCCTGCCCGCGGGGGTCGCCGTACGCACGCTCGTCCGGGAACCGGCCGAGGTCGCCCTCGCCGCGGATCATCCGCTCGCCGACCGGTCCGTCGTCGACCTGGCCGACCTCGCCGGGCAGACCTGGACCTGCTGCCCGGCGGGCACGGAAGCCCACGTGGCGCTCACGCAGACCATGCGCGGGCTCGGTGCCGAGCCGGACATCCGGTTCGCCGTCGCCGAGTACCCCACGCAGCTCGCGCTGGTCGCCGCGGGACTCACCGTCGCGCTCGTTCCCAAGATGGCCCAGCGGCCGACGCCGGACGGTGTCCGGTTCCTCCGCACACGCCCGGTGCTGCACCGGGAAATCCGCGTCGCCTGGCGAACCGACGACCAGGGCCCGCCGATCCGGGCCTTGCTGGCCGCGCTGGTCTCGCGTCAAGAAGCGGTGAACGCGACAGCAAATGGGTACCCCTCCAGGTAGCGGAGGTGATTCGCGATGGACAGGCCAGGCCCGATCCGGTGGGTGCAGTACGTCTACGGGCGCAGGCTGCCGGAGCGATACCGCGAATGGGTGCTGTACGACGCGACCTCGCGCACGTGGCTGCTGAGGTTCGCCCTCCGGATCTGTTTCGAGGCGTTGCCGTGGCTCGCGATCGCGTTCGTGCTCCTGGTGACGCTCACGCCGATACCCGTTCCCGCGGTCCTGGGCGCGTTGATGCTGAGCCTGTTCCTGGGGCTGTTCTTCACGATGACCAGCGCCGACGAGCTGGCCGAGGTCCGGCTCGGCAAACACGGTTTCCCGCGTGGCACCGGAAAAGCGGCCAGATCCGCCCGAGGCGGCTCAGGCAGCTGGCCCTGATCGCTCGCCCGGTGTGACCAGGCCTGATTCGTAAGCGAGGACCACGAGTTGCGCGCGGTCGCGGGCGTGGAGTTTGGTCATGGCGCGATTGACGTGCGTCTTCGCGGTCAGCGGGCTGATCACCATGTGGTCGGCGATCTCGTCGTTGGACAGGCCTCGCGCGACCAGGACCACCGCTTCGCGTTCGCGGTTGGTCAGTTCTTTCAGCCCGGAACCGCTGCCGCCGCCGAGCGGGACGGTGACGTACCGGTCGATCAGCTTGCGCGTGATCGACGGCGCGAGCAGGGCGTCACCGCGCGCGGCGACGCGGACGGCGTGCAGGAAGTCTTCGGGCTCGATGTCCTTGACGAGGAAGCCCGCCGCGCCCGCGCGCAGCGCGTTGAAGACGTACTCGTCCAAGCCGTAGTTGGTCAGGATGACGACGTGCACGCTTGCCAAGGCCGGGTCGGCGGCGATGCGCCGGGTCGCCTCGATGCCGTCCACTCCGGGCATCTGGATGTCGATGAGCGCGATGTCGGGCAAGTGTTTTCTGGCGAGTGCCACGCCTTCGCCCCCGTCGGCTGCTTCGGCGACGACCTCGATGTCGTCCTCGACGTCGAGCAGCGCGCGGAAACCGCTACGGAGAAGGGGCTGGTCGTCGACCAGCAGGACGCGAATCACGAGCGCTCCACGGGAAGTTCTGCCCGGACGGAGAAACCGCCCGTGTCTTTTGGTCCGGCGTCGAGCCGGCCGCCGAGCGCGGTGACCCGTTCACGCATCCCCAGCAGTCCGACACCGGGGATCGGTGCGGCGCCCGGTGTGGCCTTGCCGTCGTCCTCGACCTGGATCGTCAGCGCGTCGGGACGGTGGTCGATGCGCACCGACGCGGTCTTCGCCGCGGCGTGCCGGGCGATGTTGGTCAAGGATTCCTGAACGATCCGGTACGCGGTGCGGTCCACGGCCGCGGGCAGATCGTGTCGCCGCCCTTCGACGGTGAGCGTCGCGTCCAGACCGGCGGCCTGGGCGCGTTCCACCAGGCCGGGGATCCGATCGAGTCCGTGCGGCGGATTCGTGTCGTCGTCGCGCAGGGCCTCCAGGGTCGCGCGCAGCTCCCTGGTCGCCTCACGGCCGGCTTCACGGATCGCCAGCAACGATTCCGGCACCGCCTCGCCCCGTTTGGTGGCCAGGTGGACGGCGACCTCGGCCTGCACCTTGATGACGGAGATCTGGTGGGTGAGCGAATCGTGCAGTTCCCGCGCGATGTGCAGCCGTTCCTCGTCGGCCCGGCGTCGCGCGGTCTCCTCACGGGTGCGCTCGGCCTCGTCGGCCCGCCGTTCGGCCTGTCGTAGCGCTTCACCCGCCGCGCCGGCGGCGATCAGCCAGGCCAGCTGGAGCGCGTCACGGCTCTGGGCGAAGGCCTCGCTGACGGAAAAGGCGTTGGCGGAGGCCAAAAGCACGAGCGGGAGCGCGACGATCATGAGCACCGACCCGGCGACGGCGACGATCCGGTGTCCGGCGCGGACCGCGGCGTAGACCGCGACCAGGTAGGCGACGGCGGGCACGGTGAAACCCATGGCCTGGTATCCCAGCGCGCACACCGCGGTCACGGCCAGGACCGTGAGGGGCGCCCGGCGATGCGCGGCGAGCGCCAGGCCACCGGCGACCAGCACCACGTAACCGAGGGGGTTCATGGTGGTGTCCTCATCGGACAGTGCCGTGACCAGCAGGACCACCGTCACCCCGACGGCGATCGCCCAGTCCCAGACCCTGTTCATGCGAGAACCCTAACCAGCCGCCCCCGCGCGCGACTCCTCCGCACGGACGATCCCGGGACTACCACGCACGCGGTAGTCCCGGGATTTCCACGACCTCGGCGGCAGTCCGGAATGCCTGCGTTCACCGGACGACGCGGGGCGGGTCCGGCGGACACGATCTGCGGACATCAGTCACCGAGCGAAGGAGCACCCCATGACCGTCCACTTGCTGTCCGCCGCCTACCTGACTCCCGGGCGCGTCTGGTCCTTGATCGCCGTGCTGGTGGGGGTGATCGGGGTCGTCGCGGGAGGACTGGCCGTCGCCCGGAGCCGGTCCGGCAGCACCCGGCGAGGAGCCGTCGTGGCGCTGGCAGCGGGGCTGCTCGGTATGGCGGGCGGCGTTTACGTGGTGGCCGCGGCGAAGGGCGGACCTGGCACGGGTTACGGAATCGTCGGTGGGTTCCTCGCCTTGGTGGTCGGGCTGATCGCCGCGGCTCTGGGCGGGCTGGCTCTTTCGCGTTCCCGGCGTGCCGGGCGGGTGTCCGGCGAAGTCGCGTGACGTCCGCGATCGTGTTGCGAAAGCCACTTTGGCAACCTTCAACGTTGCGAAAGTGGCTTTCGCAACCCGGTGCGGCGCTGGCCCGTCGTGCTTCCTACCGCGCCGGGTAACGGGCACGAAGTTCGTCCGCGGCCTTTCCTTCGGTCAATTGGAGCAGGTAGGCGTCCACCGGGGCATGGGAGCCGAGTTCGGTGAAGTTCCGGTGGACGATCGCTGCGACCTCTTGGCGGCCGGCGGGGAAGCGCTCGGTCAGCGTATCGACCAATTTCTCGAGGTTTTCGTCGCTGGGCGGCAGGTGCGGCGGGTCTGCGGTCATGACAACTCCACGTTCTCGGGAGACGGCACCTCGCGACGATAACGGTCTCCGGGCTCCGAGGTCTAGATATATCAACCTGCATTGATGTATCTTCGGCCAGTGGCGACCTTCGAGACGGCAGATCCGCCGCCGTTCGTACGGCTGGCGAGCGATCCGCTGCGCTGGCGGCTGCTGCGCGAGTTGTCGCACGGCGACCGCCGGGTGCGGGAGCTGGTCGACCTGGTCGGGCAGCCGCAGAACCTGGTGTCCTATCACCTGCGCAAGCTGCGGGCCGCGGAGCTGGTCACGGCGCGGAGGAGCAGTTTCGACGGTCGCGACACCTACTACCACCTCGATCTGGGGCAGTGCGCGGACGCGCTCGCCGAGACGGGAAGCTCGCTGCATCCCGCCCTGTCGCCGATCGGGGCGGACGTGATGCGGGCCGAGCCCCGGATCAAGGTGCTGTTCGTGTGCACCGGGAACAGCGGGCGCTCGCCGATGGCCGAGGCGTTGCTGCGGCACCGCGCCGGTTCGAGGGTCGAGGTGTCCAGCGCGGGCAGCCACCCGAAACCGCTGCATCCCGACGCCGTGCGCGTTCTCGCCGAGCGCGGCATCACGCTGACCCATGAACCGTCCCATGTGGACGATCTCCGGCGCAGGCGATTCCATTGGGTGATCAGTCTTTGTGACCGGGTCCGCGAGGTCTGCCCGGAGTTCCCCGGGCATCCGCACGTCGTCCATTGGAGCCTGCCGGATCCGGCCAAGGAACCCGAGAGCCATCCGGCGTTCCGTCGGCTCGCCGGCGAACTGGACCGCCGGATCGGGTTCCTGACCGCCCGGTTCGGCGTGAAATATCGCGATGATGAGGTGAACAGGACATGACTTCGGATCTGGTGAGTGTGCGTTACCTGGTCGACGACGTCGCTGCCGCCGTCGAGTTCTACACGGGACACTTGGGTTTCGCCGTGCGTTCGAGCGTGTTGCCCGCGTTCGCCGACGTGGTGCGCGGGAATCTCCGGCTGCTGCTCAGCGGTCCGGCGAGTTCGGCGGGGCGTGCGCTGCCGGACGGTACGAAACCGGCGCCGGGCGGGTGGAACCGCATCCATCTCATCGTCGACGACATCGACGCCGAAGTCGCGAGGTTGCGCGCGGTCGGCGTCCCGTTCCGCAGTGACGTCGTGACCGGGCCGGGTGGCCGCCAGATCGTGTTCGACGACCCGGCGGGCAACCCGGTCGAACTGTTCCAGCCCGCGGCCCGTTGACGCCGCACCACGAGCCGAGCCTGGGCACCGTCCTGCGGGAATGGGGCCGGATCGGCTGCATCGGGTTCGGCGGGCCGCCCACCCATATCGCCCTGCTCCGCAAATTGTGCGTGCAGCGCCGGGAGTGGTTGTCGGATCAGGAGTTCGAGGACGCCATCGCCGCCTGCAACCTGCTGCCCGGCCCGGCGTCGACACAGCTCGCGATCTTCACCGCGTGGCGGGTCCGCGGCCGGGCGGGGGCGCTGGTCGGCGGCGCGGCGTTCATCGTGCCCGGCCTCATCGTGATCCTGGCGCTGGCCGCGCTGTTCCTCACCGGATCCCCGCCCGCCTGGGTACGCGGGGCCGGTGCGGGCGCGGGTGCGGCGGTCGCCGCCGTCGCGGTGCACGCGGGAGTCGGCCTGATCCCGGCGGGCTGGCGGCGCGCGGCGTCCACCGGCCGCGTGCGCTGGGCCCTGTACGTCCTGGCGGGTGTCGTGTCGGCCGCCTTGCTCGGCCCATGGCTGGTGCTCGTCCTGCTGGGCTGCGGCGCGGTCGAACTGACCGTGAACCGCGCGCGCCGCGGCGAGTCCAGTGCCGCGTTGTTCGCCGTCCCCGCCCAATCCTGGGCCGCCGCGGTCGCGGGTGCCGGCGTGTTCGCGTCCGTCGCGTGGGTGGCACTCAAGGTCGGGATGCTGTCCTATGGCGGCGGCTTCGTGATCATCCCGCTCATGCAGGACGACGCGGTGAACACCTACCACTGGATGAGCGCGGGGGAGTTCCTCAACGCGGTCGCGCTCGGCCAGGTCACCCCCGGTCCGGTGGTGCAGACCGTCGCCGTCGTCGGTTACGCCGCGGCCGGGCTCACCGGCGGCATCCTGGCGTCACTGGTCGCCTTCGCCCCGTCGTTCGTGTTCATCCTGTTCGGTGCCAAGCATTTCAACCGGCTGCGCGGCAACCCGAACGTCCGGGCGTTCCTCGACGGCGCCGGCCCGGCCGCGGTCGGCGCCATCCTCGGCTCGGCGATCCCGCTCGCGCTCAGCCTGACCCAGGGATGGCAGTACGCCGTACTCGCCGGTGCCGGGGTCCTGCTGTTCGTGCTGCGGCGCGGAGTGGTGACCACGATCCTGGCCGCGGCGGCCGCCGGAACCGGGCTCGCGCTCGCCGGAGTGCTCCTGCCGAGCTGAGGTTCAGCCCAGTCCCCGGGTGGTGACGACACGCGCGTTGCCGTCGGACAGGTGGTAGGACAGCCCGACCACGGCGGTCTTCCCGGCGTCGATCTG carries:
- a CDS encoding LysR family transcriptional regulator; its protein translation is MNLGRLQALASVAKYGSVARAAEVLHVTPSGVSQQLNKLEKETGHPLLEPAGRGIRLTRAGQVLAEHAARVLAQVAAAEADLAALDQEVAGPLRIGAVGSAIRELLPGVLAELVADRPRLRVSLRDGEVVDLLPRLLTDELTVLLMESWEARPPLLPAGVAVRTLVREPAEVALAADHPLADRSVVDLADLAGQTWTCCPAGTEAHVALTQTMRGLGAEPDIRFAVAEYPTQLALVAAGLTVALVPKMAQRPTPDGVRFLRTRPVLHREIRVAWRTDDQGPPIRALLAALVSRQEAVNATANGYPSR
- a CDS encoding three-helix bundle dimerization domain-containing protein gives rise to the protein MTADPPHLPPSDENLEKLVDTLTERFPAGRQEVAAIVHRNFTELGSHAPVDAYLLQLTEGKAADELRARYPAR
- a CDS encoding DMT family transporter, whose translation is MSVRAPDRHRTAALRITGGAACTSVSAGFAKLSGASPGTTAFLRCAIALTVLVPLSIREWRRLGPRPWRLMRFDLAAGVLLGIDYVFWVASIEDVGASISTVLLTIQVVVFPLLTWLFLGSVPSRRFLALIPVMLIGVTMAAGVIGQAEPGTDPVGGIVFGTIAGIAYAGYLFFMRQGGGQGHVVFPVCASTTAACAAAVVVGSLWTGIDLDLDLAAWLWLIALALVGQVLAWLLIAGALSQLAPQVSASLLLLHPVLAVVFGVIALHERPTITQLAGCLLVVVSVWAVSRTPRRERVSAAGA
- a CDS encoding response regulator yields the protein MIRVLLVDDQPLLRSGFRALLDVEDDIEVVAEAADGGEGVALARKHLPDIALIDIQMPGVDGIEATRRIAADPALASVHVVILTNYGLDEYVFNALRAGAAGFLVKDIEPEDFLHAVRVAARGDALLAPSITRKLIDRYVTVPLGGGSGSGLKELTNREREAVVLVARGLSNDEIADHMVISPLTAKTHVNRAMTKLHARDRAQLVVLAYESGLVTPGERSGPAA
- a CDS encoding RNA polymerase sigma factor encodes the protein MTDQAAFATIYRQHSVPIFRYLRMRVPSAAAAEDLTSEAFLRAWRKLPDFQPGVGSFTGWLYTIADNLARDYRKSARYRRELLDGEDHDGPDHLGGAEQLALARIEAAALRRSLADLSEPQRQCLLLRFFAGLTVAEVAEAMNKNPNSVRALQHRAVRALATSMAGFATEGR
- the chrA gene encoding chromate efflux transporter, with amino-acid sequence MTPHHEPSLGTVLREWGRIGCIGFGGPPTHIALLRKLCVQRREWLSDQEFEDAIAACNLLPGPASTQLAIFTAWRVRGRAGALVGGAAFIVPGLIVILALAALFLTGSPPAWVRGAGAGAGAAVAAVAVHAGVGLIPAGWRRAASTGRVRWALYVLAGVVSAALLGPWLVLVLLGCGAVELTVNRARRGESSAALFAVPAQSWAAAVAGAGVFASVAWVALKVGMLSYGGGFVIIPLMQDDAVNTYHWMSAGEFLNAVALGQVTPGPVVQTVAVVGYAAAGLTGGILASLVAFAPSFVFILFGAKHFNRLRGNPNVRAFLDGAGPAAVGAILGSAIPLALSLTQGWQYAVLAGAGVLLFVLRRGVVTTILAAAAAGTGLALAGVLLPS
- a CDS encoding DUF5313 family protein, with the protein product MDRPGPIRWVQYVYGRRLPERYREWVLYDATSRTWLLRFALRICFEALPWLAIAFVLLVTLTPIPVPAVLGALMLSLFLGLFFTMTSADELAEVRLGKHGFPRGTGKAARSARGGSGSWP
- a CDS encoding arsenate reductase/protein-tyrosine-phosphatase family protein → MATFETADPPPFVRLASDPLRWRLLRELSHGDRRVRELVDLVGQPQNLVSYHLRKLRAAELVTARRSSFDGRDTYYHLDLGQCADALAETGSSLHPALSPIGADVMRAEPRIKVLFVCTGNSGRSPMAEALLRHRAGSRVEVSSAGSHPKPLHPDAVRVLAERGITLTHEPSHVDDLRRRRFHWVISLCDRVREVCPEFPGHPHVVHWSLPDPAKEPESHPAFRRLAGELDRRIGFLTARFGVKYRDDEVNRT
- a CDS encoding Rv2629 family ribosome hibernation factor; translation: MQSSTLRDVTVREGPFASVYFDNSHDTEDAAAQVELRWRSLRKRLADEGAQERTLTALDAAVAAAPPSEGKAGRALVAEGDEVVLDEELVEPPPREVARVAPQPYLLPLLRLAPAVVPHVVVVADRTGADLFASGEDGAEQRTVQGEDHPVHKVRGGGSAYWNIQHRVEAVAERNAAEVAHEAVKLADSVGAEVLVLAGEVQARAQVRAELAPRGKEKVVELEEGGRADGSGPEALEAEVRRVLTEHAERGRQDVIDRFRAEQGREGGLAADGLARTTAALRSGAVETLLIDADSLADRLVWVSGEPTQVAAAKEDLELSGTETLTECRADEALPVAVLAEGADIVPVSGESLAEGVGAVLRFAI
- a CDS encoding fatty acid desaturase, with translation MKKYHLAGAENGAATWHDRKRYLWLLGLVVPLLPFAAIGLHAATGAGVVLWLGPFVILVLVPLVDLLAGYDHTNPPDEVMEALEEDRYYRWITYLFLPLQYAGFVVGAWVLSGDGISVFGKIGLAVTLGTVAGIGINTAHELGHKRENVERWAAKIALAQCFYGHFYIEHNRGHHVRVATPEDPASSRLGESFYRFWPRTVFGSVRSAWGVEKKRYARKGSHPFHLGNDVLNAWLMSAALWGVLIAWLGFGILPYLVIQAVFGFSLLEIVNYMEHYGMLRKKVTNGAKSRYERVTPSHSWNSNNVATNVLLYHLQRHSDHHANPTRRFQTLRDFQESPVLPTGYTGMMIVALVPPLFRRVMDPRVVRHFDGDLRQANVQPGKLASLLKKYPPATFDDREMSFSDTVTTLSDEVDAARCPGCGYTYSVVEGNELEGFAAGTAWSDIPDDWTCPDCGVRDKIDFVPVRREVV
- a CDS encoding sensor histidine kinase — its product is MNRVWDWAIAVGVTVVLLVTALSDEDTTMNPLGYVVLVAGGLALAAHRRAPLTVLAVTAVCALGYQAMGFTVPAVAYLVAVYAAVRAGHRIVAVAGSVLMIVALPLVLLASANAFSVSEAFAQSRDALQLAWLIAAGAAGEALRQAERRADEAERTREETARRRADEERLHIARELHDSLTHQISVIKVQAEVAVHLATKRGEAVPESLLAIREAGREATRELRATLEALRDDDTNPPHGLDRIPGLVERAQAAGLDATLTVEGRRHDLPAAVDRTAYRIVQESLTNIARHAAAKTASVRIDHRPDALTIQVEDDGKATPGAAPIPGVGLLGMRERVTALGGRLDAGPKDTGGFSVRAELPVERS
- a CDS encoding DUF6223 family protein, translating into MTVHLLSAAYLTPGRVWSLIAVLVGVIGVVAGGLAVARSRSGSTRRGAVVALAAGLLGMAGGVYVVAAAKGGPGTGYGIVGGFLALVVGLIAAALGGLALSRSRRAGRVSGEVA
- a CDS encoding VOC family protein → MTSDLVSVRYLVDDVAAAVEFYTGHLGFAVRSSVLPAFADVVRGNLRLLLSGPASSAGRALPDGTKPAPGGWNRIHLIVDDIDAEVARLRAVGVPFRSDVVTGPGGRQIVFDDPAGNPVELFQPAAR